The following are from one region of the Gammaproteobacteria bacterium genome:
- a CDS encoding metallophosphoesterase — protein sequence MTVRFLHPSDLQLGMTRWYLGDGAQHRFTQDRIDAIRRLGTLATGHGVQFMVVAGDIFESNQVAAQTVIRALKAFEAVPVPVFLLPGNHAPLDAGTVFKHRTFVAHCPGHVHLIGESRPMKVPGLEQVEVVGAP from the coding sequence ATGACCGTCCGATTCCTCCATCCCAGCGACCTCCAGCTTGGTATGACCCGCTGGTATCTCGGCGACGGTGCCCAGCACCGGTTCACCCAGGACCGGATCGATGCGATTCGGCGCCTGGGAACCCTGGCGACCGGGCACGGGGTGCAGTTCATGGTCGTGGCGGGAGACATCTTCGAATCGAACCAGGTCGCCGCGCAGACGGTGATCAGGGCGCTGAAGGCGTTCGAGGCCGTGCCGGTCCCCGTGTTTCTGCTGCCCGGCAATCACGCCCCCCTGGATGCCGGGACGGTTTTCAAGCACAGGACATTCGTGGCGCATTGTCCCGGTCACGTACACCTCATCGGGGAATCCCGACCCATGAAGGTTCCCGGCCTCGAGCAGGTCGAGGTCGTGGGCGCCCCCTGA